Proteins from a genomic interval of Plasmodium reichenowi strain SY57 chromosome 11, whole genome shotgun sequence:
- a CDS encoding RING zinc finger protein, putative: MANDLGEISNKQKGYMENNEKNIEKNNEINNEVTYKMINEIKNDIVRNNMVKEGNKNINKKHNESNVNIVGNKKYESHINMKNKSDEEKCKAFFKQELCLKNVLRNRFLKSKSNKCYENGNNNDMNNNDDNNDDNNNDDNNNDDNNDDNNDDNNNDDNNNDDAFYTCTNTSIDKEINNNNVKNKKLKECINNEEKIPSEVECAICMKLLIVPVTIPCGHNFCRDCIEKAKEYKNLCPLCRSNMGDKKNINLLLGELIKQKYPLTYSKRLEEIENLKLEQEKKVIKERINAINNSSIIPIFKAPLIFGPYFPGEVFDINIYNKRFIDLIYFISNEGTFAITSSKEKNDEQKLYGIHVKILEQKKSNQVFYLKCIANFRVLLYNITLFTDYGNFVGLHSPLFDENISINFLNSYIINNTTVHTDSTNITYGNYNNEQDVGLSNNTNIGGKEKIRDLKKLLYQIEVEEDINLISYYYEQYKNITNMGEFIDNNNNNNDDNNNNDDDNNNTNNSNNNNNNNNSNNNNNNITNIVKYHCCIILSKICLLCIKNQLNRFGSAGVMLFNTKFRNIKLTSSEPSKEELEKFSYSLSCAIISRSVLKWKWFKITDTYERLESITQYFLKKKNKSILALDNSRSPLIHRFFMLDSISSSLIILVFFLIIICIKYFIY; the protein is encoded by the coding sequence atggCAAATGATTTAGGAGAAATATCAAATAAACAAAAGGGTTATATGGAAAATaatgagaaaaatattgaaaagaataatgaaataaataatgaagtgacatataaaatgattaatgaaataaaaaatgatattgtaagaaataatatggttaaagaaggaaataaaaatattaataaaaaacataatgagagtaatgttaatatagtaggtaataaaaaatatgaatctcatattaatatgaaaaacaaatctgatgaagaaaaatgTAAAGCATTTTTCAAACAAGAGCtttgtttaaaaaatgtattacGTAACAgatttttaaaaagtaaaaGTAATAAATGTTATGAGAATGGTAATAACAatgatatgaataataatgatgataataatgatgataataataatgatgataataataatgatgataataatgatgataataatgatgataataataatgatgataataataatgatgatgcTTTTTATACTTGTACTAATACATCTATTGATAAAGAgattaataataataatgtgaaaaataaaaaactGAAAGAATGcataaataatgaagagAAAATACCTTCTGAAGTTGAATGTGCTATATGtatgaaattattaattgTTCCTGTTACCATACCATGTGGTCATAATTTTTGTAGAGATTGTATTGAGAAAGcaaaagaatataaaaatttgtGTCCATTATGTAGATCTAATATGGGtgataaaaagaatatcAACCTTTTATTAGGAgaattaataaaacaaaaatatcCTTTAACATATTCGAAAAGGTTAGAAGAAATCGAAAATTTGAAATTagaacaagaaaaaaaagtaataaaagaaagaaTTAATGCTATTAATAATTCATCTATTATTCCAATATTTAAAGCACCATTAATATTTGGTCCATATTTCCCAGGAGAAGTttttgatataaatatttataataaacGATTTATagatttaatatattttatatctaATGAAGGTACATTTGCTATTACATCAAgcaaagaaaaaaatgatgaacAAAAGTTATATGGAATACATGTTAAAATTTtagaacaaaaaaaaagtaatcAAGTTTTCtatttaaaatgtataGCTAATTTTAGAGTactattatataacataacTCTTTTTACAGATTATGGAAATTTTGTGGGATTGCATTCTCCATTGtttgatgaaaatatatccatcaactttttaaattcttatattataaataatacaacTGTTCATACGGATAGTAcaaatattacatatggtaattataataatgagCAAGATGTTGGTTTGTCTAATAATACCAATATTGGGGGGAAGGAAAAAATTCGAgacttaaaaaaattattataccAAATTGAAGTAGAAGAagatattaatttaatttcttACTATTATGAACagtataaaaatataacaaatatgGGTGAATTTATagacaataataataataataatgatgacaataataataatgatgatgataataataatactaataatagtaataataataataataataataatagtaataataataataataatataacgAATATTGTTAAATACCATTgttgtattatattatccaaaatatgtttattatgtattaaaaatCAACTTAATCGTTTTGGAAGTGCAGGAGTTATGTTATTTAATACAAAAtttagaaatataaaattaacaTCTTCTGAACCTTCAAAGGAAGAATTAGAAAAATTTTCCTATTCTTTAAGTTGTGCTATTATTTCAAGATCTGTACTAAAGTGGAAATGGTTCAAAATTACAGATACATATGAAAGATTAGAAAGTATAACACaatatttcttaaaaaaaaaaaataaaagtattCTTGCTTTAGATAATTCAAGATCTCCATTAATACATAGATTCTTTATGTTAGATTCCATATCTTCTTCTTTAATCATacttgttttttttttaattattatttgtataaaatattttatatattaa